In one Arachis duranensis cultivar V14167 chromosome 9, aradu.V14167.gnm2.J7QH, whole genome shotgun sequence genomic region, the following are encoded:
- the LOC107464579 gene encoding transcriptional corepressor SEUSS-like: protein MQPTKEVASTAANLNMLNHQQQFLRGLPLPQIPVQFQQQRNILPIYQSGVCAKKMQEFVHCQQRRPADNNIIFWKRFVAEFFAPNGKKSFCFSLYPRTKTRANFSLGGMKKCDMCKKNPVNGYEVCFDVLPRLLMVKYESGLLEEKLFTDIPREFRDPSGYIVLVCKKARRESLFHKFRVVHEGSIRIVFSPYIKICSWEFCVTCHEVFISRRHLVPNVNQIGDAISKFRDFAANNNDNNNVAAEEFQESSSKLVAVTQELAKKLEVPMLDDYSGFAKSYVRCLQLSEVGNSMKDMIDFSIRNKIGPIESLAKFPKKLRIGDHGEDQLQQQQQHQNGNHDLNNGGRNNGNTPGMQIGSSS, encoded by the coding sequence ATGCAACCCACTAAAGAAGTAGCTTCCACTGCTGCAAATCTCAACATGTTGAACCATCAACAACAATTCTTGAGGGGTTTGCCACTACCACAAATTCCAGTGCAATTCCAACAACAAAGAAACATTCTTCCAATCTATCAATCCGGAGTTTGTGCAAAAAAGATGCAAGAATTTGTCCATTGCCAGCAGCGCCGGCCGGCCGACAACAACATTATCTTCTGGAAGAGATTTGTGGCCGAGTTTTTCGCTCCGAATGGTAAGAAGAGCTTCTGTTTCTCCTTGTATCCAAGAACAAAAACCAGAGCCAATTTTTCCCTTGGTGGTATGAAAAAATGTGATATGTGCAAGAAGAATCCTGTTAATGGCTATGAAGTGTGTTTTGATGTTCTTCCAAGGCTTTTAATGGTGAAATATGAGAGTGGACTATTGGAAGAGAAGCTTTTTACCGACATTCCCCGCGAATTCAGAGACCCTTCTGGCTACATTGTTCTGGTCTGCAAGAAAGCAAGAAGAGAAAGCTTGTTCCACAAGTTTCGTGTCGTCCACGAAGGTTCCATTCGAATAGTCTTCTCCCCTTACATCAAGATATGTTCTTGGGAATTCTGCGTGACGTGCCACGAAGTGTTCATTAGCAGAAGGCATTTGGTTCCTAATGTGAATCAAATTGGCGATGCCATATCAAAGTTCCGGGATTTCGCAGCCAATAATAATGACAACAATAATGTTGCTGCTGAGGAGTTTCAAGAAAGTAGCAGTAAGTTGGTTGCAGTAACACAAGAATTGGCTAAGAAATTGGAAGTTCCAATGCTTGATGATTATTCGGGGTTTGCTAAGAGCTATGTTAGGTGCCTTCAATTATCAGAAGTTGGGAACTCTATGAAAGACATGATTGATTTCAGCATACGGAATAAGATTGGACCTATTGAGAGCTTGGCCAAATTCCCAAAGAAACTTAGAATTGGTGATCATGGTGAAGATCAATTGCAGCAACAACAGCAGCATCAAAACGGGAATCATGATTTGAATAATGGTGGTAGGAACAATGGAAACACACCTGGTATGCAAATTGGTTCTTCTAGTTGA
- the LOC107464612 gene encoding RPM1-interacting protein 4: MAQRSHVPKFGNWESGENVPYTAYFDKARKDRTGTKMINPNDPEENSDLSFYNSSSDQLPPAIPGTDSEHPSGKGSKTSTHELQKSKEDSDAKPFVDSPARQASQGVGSADNRRRPSRQSTGSEYSIERSPLHRQARAPGKDSPSWEGKNSYDSSHGTPGRSRLRPANRGDETPDKGAAVPKFGEWDVSNPASADGYTHIFNQVREERQGGAGVTPGTPNQRPHFIKNQPSNDKAQCCCFWWSNK; the protein is encoded by the exons ATGGCA CAACGATCGCATGTACCAAAATTTGGCAATTGGGAAAGTGGAGAAAATGTTCCATATACAGCTTATTTTGACAAGGCTCGGAAAGATCGAACTGGCACGAAGATGATAAATCCGAATGACCCTGAGGAGAATTCGGATTTATCATTTTATAATTCATCATCTGATCAGCTACCTCCGGCCATACCCGGAACTGACTCAGAGCATCCATCTGGAAAGGGATCTAAGACATCCACACATGAGTTACAGAAGAGCAAGGAAGACAGTGATGCTAAGCCTTTTGTTGACTCTCCTGCTCGTCAAGCAAGCCAGGGAGTAGGTTCTGCCGATAACCGAAGAAGACCTTCTAGACAAAGTACTGGTTCTGAGTACAGCATCGAACGTTCTCCCCTTCATCGTCAGGCCAGAGCCCCTGGAAAGGATAGTCCATCATGGGAAGGAAAGAATTCCTATGATAGCAGCCATGGAACACCAGGAAGATCCCGGTTAAGACCAGCTAATCGGGGCGATGAGACT CCTGACAAAGGAGCAGCTGTTCCGAAGTTCGGCGAGTGGGATGTTAGTAACCCTGCATCAGCTGATGGCTACACTCACATTTTCAACCAAGTGAGGGAGGAGAGACAGGGCGGAGCTGGAGTTACGCCAGGCACACCTAACCAAAGACCACACTTTATCAAGAACCAACCTAGCAATGACAAAGCACAG TGTTGCTGCTTTTGGTGGAGCAACAAATGA
- the LOC107464580 gene encoding uncharacterized protein LOC107464580, giving the protein MVRADASVSIKVLLNATASHYGFRPTYRRVWMAKQKAVVLIYGDWDESYNELPRWVLGVQVTMPGSIAVLRTSPVRVGGQLDKTQAYFHRLLWTFPPCIEAFRHCKLLVSIDGTHIYGKYGGTLLVAIAQDGNSNILPVAFALVENVTPQPGLLVIFDRHNGIKAALEASDGGWLPPITYRAFCIRHVAANFALTFKGKDARRLLVNAAYAKTEVEFDYWFDILRSEDPAMCDWANQIEYSLWTHYCDEGRRFGHMTTNISECVNSILKGVRNLPVCSLVKATYGWLAELFVRKGREAEAQLGTGQQFSQHLVKCIEANLKTARCFTVTLYDRDNSEYTVAETTPTGSFSLGTYRVSLGSQTCDCGYFQALHFPCPHTLACCAYWCTKL; this is encoded by the exons ATGGTTAGAGCTGATGCATCCGTTAGCATCAAGGTGCTCCTAAATGCGACTGCCTCGCACTATGGGTTCAGGCCGACCTACAGGAGGGTTTGGATGGCGAAGCAGAAGGCTGTTGTGCTCATTTATGGTGACTGGGATGAGTCTTACAACGAGCTCCCAAGGTGGGTGTTAGGAGTGCAAGTGACCATGCCTGGTTCTATTGCAGTTCTTCGGACTAGCCCTGTTCGAGTTGGGGGACAGCTGGACAAAACTCAGGCTTATTTTCACAGATTGTTATGGACTTTCCCACCGTGTATCGAGGCATTTCGTCATTGCAAGCTGTTGGTTAGTATTGATGGGACCCATATATATGGCAAGTATGGGGGTACTCTGCTTGTTGCGATTGCACAGGACGGGAACTCCAACATACTCCCTGTTGCATTCGCACTAGTCGAG AACGTCACACCACAGCCGGGTCTGCTCGTTATCTTTGACAGGCATAACGGCATCAAGGCCGCCCTTGAGGCTTCTGACGGGGGCTGGCTACCTCCGATTACATACCGAGCTTTCTGCATTCGGCACGTAGCAGCAAATTTCGCCCTCACCTTCAAGGGTAAAGACGCAAGGAGGCTTCTCGTGAACGCTGCCTATGCTAAGACGGAGGTTGAGTTCGATTACTGGTTTGATATTCTTCGCTCGGAAGATCCGGCGATGTGTGATTGGGCAAACCAGATTGAGTATTCATTGTGGACACATTATTGTGATGAGGGCCGGAGATTCGGTCACATGACGACTAATATATCTGAGTGTGTGAATTCAATCCTCAAGGGTGTGAGGAACCTTCCTGTATGCTCCTTGGTGAAAGCAACATATGGTTGGTTGGCCGAACTTTTTGTACGCAAGGGGAGAGAGGCGGAGGCCCAGCTGGGTACTGGACAACAATTCAGTCAACACCTTGTTAAATGTATCGAGGCCAACTTGAAGACGGCAAGGTGCTTCACAGTTACTTTGTATGACAGAGACAACTCCGAGTACACGGTCGCAGAGACCACTCCTACTGGTTCTTTCTCCCTTGGTACCTACAGGGTCTCACTCGGATCTCAGACATGTGATTGCGGATACTTCCAGGCGCTTCATTTCCCTTGTCCGCACACACTGGCATGCTGTGcctactggtgcacgaaattgtga